In one window of Carassius carassius chromosome 38, fCarCar2.1, whole genome shotgun sequence DNA:
- the ddx19b gene encoding ATP-dependent RNA helicase DDX19B, protein MASDSWAQAVDEQEAAAESIGSLKINEKDDQLKAAANGAKTEGNGEKTEDEDKDDKAAQSLLNKLIRSNLVDTSSQVEVLQRDPSSPLYSVKSFEELRLKPQLLQGVYAMGFNRPSKIQETALPMMLAEPPQNLIAQSQSGTGKTAAFVLAMLSHVDPENKWPQCLCVSPTYELALQTGKVIEQMGKFYPEVQLVYAIRGNKLERGTRLQEQIVIGTPGTVMDWCQKLKFIDPRKIKVFVLDEADVMIATQGHQDQSIRIQRMLPKTCQMLLFSATFEDTVWNFAKRIVPDPNIIKLKREEETLDTIKQYYVICNSKEEKFQALCNIYGAITIAQAMIFCHTRKTAGWLAGELSREGHQVALLSGEMQVEQRAAVIERFRDGKEKVLVTTNVCARGIDVEQVSVVINFDLPVDKDGNPDNETYLHRIGRTGRFGKRGLAINMVDSRFSMNILNRIQEHFNKKIEKLDTDDLDEIEKIAN, encoded by the exons ATGGCATCAGACTCGTGGGCTCAGGCCGTCGATGAACAAGAAGCTGCGGCGGAGTCG ATAGGCAgcttgaaaataaatgaaaaagatgaCCAGCTGAAAGCTGCAGCAAATG GTGCAAAGACTGAAGGCAACGGAGAGAAGACGGAGGACGAGGATAAAG ATGACAAGGCGGCACAGTCTCTGCTGAACAAACTGATCCGCAGTAATCTGGTGGACACGAGCAGTCAAGTGGAGGTCCTTCAGAGGGACCCGAGCTCTCCGCTGTACTCCGTCAAGTCATTTGAGGAGCTGCGACT GAAGCCTCAGCTGTTGCAGGGAGTGTATGCCATGGGTTTCAACAGGCCCTCTAAAATCCAGGAGACCGCATTGCCCATGATGCTAGCAGAACC TCCACAGAATCTGATCGCTCAGTCTCAGTCAGGCACGGGTAAAACGGCTGCCTTTGTGCTGGCCATGTTAAGTCACGTGGACCCTGAAAACAAATGGCCTCAG tgtctgtgtgtgtccccCACATACGAGCTCGCCCTCCAGACAGGCAAGGTCATCGAGCAGATGGGCAAATTTTACCCTGAAGTCCAACTGGTGTATGCCATCAGAGGAAACAAAT TGGAGCGGGGAACACGGTTACAGGAACAGATCGTGATTGGCACTCCTGGTACTGTTATGGATTGGTGCCAGAAGCTTAAATTCATCGACCCCAGGAAGATCAAGGTGTTCGTCCTGGATGAAGCTGATGTCATGATCGCCACACAGGGCCATCAAGACCAGAGCATTCGTATCCAGAG GATGCTTCCTAAAACTTGCCAGATGCTGCTGTTCTCGGCCACATTTGAAGACACCGTGTGGAACTTTGCAAAGCGGATCGTTCCCGACCCCAACATCATTAAACTGAAGCGCGAGGAGGAAACTCTGGACACCATCAAGCAGTACTACGTCATCTGCAACAGCAAGGAGGAGAAATTCCAGGCTTTGTGCAACATTTATGGAGCCATTACTATCGCACAGGCTATGATCTTCTGCCAC ACCAGGAAAACCGCGGGGTGGCTGGCAGGAGAGCTGTCCAGAGAAGGCCACCAGGTGGCGCTCCTTAGTGGAGAGATGCAGGTGGAACAGAGGGCAGCGGTCATCGAACGTTTCCGTGATGGCAAGGAGAAAGTTCTGGTTACCACTAATGTCTGTGCTAGAG GTATTGATGTGGAGCAAGTTTCAGTCGTTATCAACTTTGATCTGCCAGTGGACAAGGATGGAAACCCTGACAATGAGACGTATTTGCATAGAATCGGACGTACTGGGCGATTCGGCAAGAGGGGGTTGGCAATCAACATGGTGGACAGCAGATTTAGCATGAACATCCTCAACCGCATCCAGGAGCACTTCA ATAAAAAAATCGAGAAGCTGGACACCGATGATTTGGATGAAATTGAGAAAATCGCCAACTGA
- the LOC132118989 gene encoding calcium/calmodulin-dependent protein kinase II inhibitor 2-like, whose amino-acid sequence MSDVLPYNEDKMTHYGNDGDEEHLSFTCRLQDTNNFFGGNQNKRPPKLGQIGRSKRVIEEDNDGQALDKSTEKSSSA is encoded by the exons ATGTCGGATGTATTACCATATAACGAGGACAAAATGACTCATTATGGCAACGACGGGGACGAGGAACACCTTTCCTTTACCTGCCGCCTCCAAGACACCAACAACTTTTTCGGTGGCAACCAGAATAAACGACCACCCAAGCTCGGGCAGATCGGGAGAAGCAAAAGAG TCATTGAGGAAGACAACGATGGCCAGGCACTGGACAAGAGCACAGAGAAATCCTCCTCGGCGTGA
- the si:dkey-33m11.7 gene encoding trypsin — translation MIMLLFLVLFKLIPANCLDSVQGRIVGGYTPSPNSIKYIVSIQSSKGQHFCGGCLVHKSWVLTAAHCNIGMDQMMLVAGDYTLGVFEGTEQYSKPLSLVPHPQYNRSTNNADIMLIKLSAPIELNRYVSLAPLPKQNAGLLAGRMCRVSGWGSTSHSGGLTPLTLRTVKLPIVSTSRCNSSNSFSGNITTNMICAGSSTGGKDACKGDSGGPLVCDGRVYGLVSWGNGCGDPRFPGVYSAVSRFRRWIDQTIYSTFSRCLKSAGLFSRED, via the exons ATGATCATGCTGCTCTTTCTGGTGCTGTTCAAACTCATCCCAGCCAACT GTCTGGACTCTGTTCAGGGGCGCATTGTTGGCGGATATACCCCCTCACCAAATTCAATCAAATACATCGTGTCGATACAGAGCTCGAAGGGCCAGCACTTCTGTGGCGGATGTCTGGTCCACAAGTCCTGGGTGCTTACAGCCGCCCATTGCAATATtgg GATGGATCAGATGATGTTAGTGGCTGGAGACTATACTTTAGGTGTTTTTGAGGGGACAGAGCAGTACTCCAAGCCTCTGTCGCTTGTCCCGCACCCTCAGTACAACAGGAGCACCAATAATGCAGATATCATGCTCATAAAG CTTAGTGCGCCCATAGAGCTCAACAGGTATGTGTCCCTCGCCCCGCTCCCCAAACAGAACGCAGGGCTGCTGGCGGGCAGGATGTGCCGGGTTTCTGGGTGGGGCTCCACCAGCCACAGCGGAGGTCTGACGCCCCTCACCCTGCGTACGGTCAAACTCCCCATCGTCTCCACCTCCAGATGCAACAGCAGTAACTCCTTCAGCGGAAACATCACAACAAACATGATATGCGCGGGGTCCAGCACGGGAGGAAAAGACGCGTGTAAG GGGGACTCTGGAGGGCCGCTGGTGTGTGATGGACGTGTTTACGGCCTGGTCTCTTGGGGAAATGGCTGTGGAGATCCTAGGTTTCCAGGGGTTTATTCGGCCGTGTCCAGGTTCCGCAGGTGGATTGACCAGACCATCTACAGCACATTTTCTAGATGCCTTAAGTCagctggtcttttcagcagggaAGACTAA